GGTTGAACCACGTCATCGCATGGCATGAGCCGCGGAAGTCGCCAACCCGCGCCCGCTTCGCCGCCGTCGACGAGCAGGCCGCCCCGACGCCGATGTTGTAGGCCTCATCCAGCATCGCCCCTTGCCATCCGAGCGGGGCATCGTCGAAGCCGGGGATGCAACGGGTGAGCGGCTTGTGGAAGTCATTCTCCAGGCGGGACAGGAGCATCGCCTTGCACTCGGCATCCGTCTTCACCATGCCGGGTTTTACGTTGAGTGTTTCGCCCGTGCAGATGGTCCAGACCTGCCCAAGCCTGTCCCAATAGGCCTTGTTGACGGTGCCTTCCCAGGGTTCGGTCAGATAGGTGGCTGTCATGGCAACGAGGCCAAGCGCGGCCCCAGCCGCCAGAGCCTTTCGGGCGCGAGCGCTCATTCTTGTTCTCCTGAAACGGACTTTTGAGCGACGATGCGGGCGACAAAGCCGGCGCAGACCGTCAGACCCGAGAGAGCGGCGAAAGTGCCGCGATGGACGGGAAGGATCTCTTGAAGAAGCGGGAGGGCGACTTCAGCGCCGGACAGGACGCCCGCGAGAAGAAGCAGGCGGATGCTCCAGGCATAGCGCAGGACCTCGCGCCAGTTGGGGACGAGCTTCACCGCTTCTCACCCTCAACCACGTGGCGAGTGCCATTGGTAACATCAGCCCAATAGTTGCTCTCGCGAGACGCGCACGCGCTCACGGCCGCGGCGATAAGCGCCACGATTAGAATGATTCTCATCGATATCTCCGAACGTTAATAACCTTGTGGCGCGTCGACGCGCGTGATTGTCTGAGGTGCTCAGCTGACGGGTCGGCAGGCCCAAGGAGGAGTTGGACCGAAGTCGGCGCGCACGCAGAGCCGAAGCCCCTGGCCGTGACCGCCTCGCGGCTGGGGGCGGGCTGCCTCGCCTGCTGCGAGCGGAACAACCGGCCTGCTAATCGCTTGCTAAAGAAGAGCACTGCCGACGGGCTCACCGGTCGGCGGGCATCTCAGTCAAGCGGCAGGTGTCGGGTGATTGAAGAAGCCGAGTTGCAACTGGCCTTCCGACAAGTCGACCTCGCGAGGCGGCTTGTGACCCGTCAGTCGGCGTTGGTGAAACGGTTGCGTGCAGCTAAGGCTGAGACTTCATCCGCTGAGCAGGTTCTTGCCCTTCTGGAGGCATCGCGTGACGCTCACGAGGCTCACCTCAATAGATTGCTGAGGCGGACCGGCCGAATGCCGCAAAAGTAATTTCCCCCTCCGGAACATGCCGGTTGCTCCCTTATTTCCTCTGTGCTCCTGGTCTCGGCACCTCGGCATCCAGAGAATCCCCGGCCTCACTCGTCGCTTACCAAAGCGGGCCGGGGAACCAAGGAGGAGCCTCTCAGCCGAGAGGGACAGATCCAAGTTGCTCGAGAGATCCCCCGCCGCGGCTTTCCATGGCAGTCGGGGTTCTCTTGTGTAGATGTCGGCGGGTCACAAGGGTGCACAGCTGCCTGATACGAATTTCACAAAATTGCTTTGGGGAATTCCCATTTCCGCCTCAATGGACAGCTCTTTGAATGTGCCCGTCGAGCTTACGCTTCCGGGTGTCCCCGGTCGTCTTTTCCGCCCCCAAAGCAGGGCGGCCGGGGACTTTGGATATCGATCCGCGACTGCGCGCGACCTGCTGGAACTTGGCCGCGAGTGCTGGTTACTCCATGGGGCAGTACGGTACCGTACAATCTTCAACGTTGTGTCCAAAGCGCGGCTAGGATTGTTCAGCGCTCATCGATCCAGCAAAAAGGCGCCTGGGAGATGTGTGCTCTCGCTGTAGTGAGGACGTAACCGTGACTGCTTTCCCCGAACCCGTTCATCAGGAAGTCAGGCGTCAGATTTCCAGGCAGCTTGTTGAGAGATCATTCGTTGAAGTGACCAAGGTGGTGGAGGCGATCGTTCAACGCTTCCCGGAACATGCAGCTCACCGAGACGAACTTCGTCCCTTTGTCGTAAAGGTGGGGGCTGCAAAAGGCGCACCCATCAAGTTCTAGGCAGTGGCGGCGCGGCGTCGGTCCGTGGCCCGCCCATCAACTCCTGCGGCCTTCAGATATCGATCGGCGACGCTGGTGCGCCGACCGCCAGGAGGCGAAGGGCAGATGCGAATATTGGCAATTGCGGCCGCGGCGTCGAGCGCCGCGATCAGCAGAATTTTCATCAATGTCTCCGAACGTTTATCCGCCTTGCGACGCGAGCTTGGCCGTGATTGGCTAGAAATGCCTGCTTACCTCCAGGCCGAAGCCTCCGGCCGTGATTGCCCCCAGCGAAGCGGCCGGGGGCGGGCTTGCGGAGTGAACCAAGCTATGTTCGGATTGCCGATCTCGAACCCGCTCCCCCGGGCACGAGGTACCGCCCTCGGCTCCCATTTTCCCCGGCTCAAGCCAGCAGCCGGGGGCGGGTCAATCTGCGCTGCTGCCAGTAATCGGGCCGCGACTGCACTCGTGGGCTCAGTAACCCACAATCAAGCATCTTCGGCCGGAACTAGGGCGTCGCGAGGGCGTTAACGTAGGCTCCAGGTATCCCTCACCCGACATCTGAAGCATCCCCCGGCTATAAGTCGCTTGCCAGAGCCGGCCGGGGGATCATTTCTGTTCTGACTTGGGAGCGTTCTCAGCAGAGAGGAGTGACCCCAAGCCATCCCCGACACTGAGATCCGGAACCCCGGCTTCCATGGCAGCCGGGGTTCTCTTTTTAGATATCGATGGGAGGCTCTGGCGCATGCACCGTCTCGTCTTCGAGGATAGCGAAGGGCAGTTCGCGTAGATACGCAACCATCGCCGCCGCGTTGGTGATGTATGCCGGATCGTCGATGATCCGTTTCGGCGCCACGAACTTGCCGACGAGCTCGACGACAGCGCCCGCCTCGAATTCCGTCGCATCTGGGTTCAGGTTGATCCCGACGCCCGGTGACGCCGTGTCGATGGCACGCGGGGCGATGTAGACGGGTGGAATGCTCGTCGGATTGCTCAGCGCTTCAAGGGCAACCTTCTGTGCGGCGGTGATGATGAACTTGTTCTCGACGCTCATGCTGCGACAACCTTGATTTTGGTGATGTAGTTCTGGACCACGGCATTCAGGTTGGCTTCCTTGCCGACGCAGGACGCGCCAGCCATCAAGAAACCCACGCGCCGCGTGCTGAAGATCGAGGGCGAGCGACCGCAGATGCGGAATTGCCCGGTAGGCCTTCCAACGGCTGACACGGTTGCTTCGGCCATCTGAACGCCATCACGCCAGATCCGTTCGGTGCTTGCGTCGATGCGGGAGATCCCCGTCAGACCGGCAGATACCGCCACCGCCGCGAGCGTGGTCGCACCGCTGACGCGATTGATCTGACCGCCCATGGAGCCCGTCGAGCCGCGCGGGATACAAAATGCGGCGTAGGTTTCGCCAGCCCCGACATCCGGCACTGATGCCCCCAAATCCGTGTCCGTATACGACCAGACGCCGGCATCGTTGACGGTCCAGCGCACCCCATTGGTCGCCGGGAAAAGCCATGTCCCGACGTAGCTAGATGTCCCGTTGCCAGTCCACCCATACCGATCGGTCCATGTCGGTGAGTTCGACAGCGAGAAGATCTTTGACGCGTCCGGATTCTTCAGGTCCGTGACGCCGTGGATCATGTTGGTGGCGGCGGTGAAGGCGAGCAGATCGGCTTCGGACCAGAGGCCGAAGTCCAGCAGGGCAACGATCGTCTCGTTGAGAAGCGACTTCACAGCGGCGGATGGAGCGGCCCCGACGCCATCCCAGAAGTCAAAGACCGCTTTGGCGCGAGCGTCATAGCTCGGAACGGATCGCCGCCCGCGTCGCGCCAGCCCGAGCCCGGTGGAGAGCGCGAGGCCCGCCATCAGTCTAAAGCCTTGACGGCGATCTTATGCCCAGCCGGTACCAGGAGATCGATCGAGCTTCCGGCCAAGAGCACGCGCCGCGGAGCGTTCGACGGGTTTGGCGTGCCGCTGCCGCTCGTCAGCCACACGTCCACGTCCGTGGTGACGCGAGCGACATTGTGGTCAACCCCGTTCACGCTGGCGCCACCAGGCGCGGCGGCTGAGACGGCAGCCGTTCCCGAGACGGCAAGCTTTTCCGAGGCAACCGGGGCCGCCTTGTGCAGCCCCTGCGAGATAGCAGGAGACGCGGCGAAGCCGTATTCGACGTAAACTGTGGGCATGCGGCCCTCCTAATCTGGCGAGAACGAATTATTTCACCCGATCCGCGGCGTCAGGGATCGATGGGACTGGTGTGCAAGGGGCAGGTTCGGATTTCGCTCATCGAGGAGATGATCGGCTACTGCGCCTCGGTTGCTTAAGCGCCTCCATGAGGTCGCCTGAGACGTGAGGGGGCCTTATTTGCTAACCTTAGTGCGATACGAAACGAACCTGCGGAAGACGGATCATGCTGATCCTGCGAGCGAAACAGTGGGCGCGCATCATCAAGCAGGATGTACTCGCGCTTTGGATTGCGTCCCTAGATGGTCGGACGCCCTGGTACGCGAAGGTCGCCGCCGGCGCGGTGGCGGCCTATGCGCTCAGCCCGATAGATCTCATTCCGGACTTCATCCCGGTGCTGGGGTATCTCGACGATCTGATCATCGTGCCGCTAGGCATTCTCCTGGTCGTCAAGCTTATTCCGGCACCATTGATGGCGGAGTACCGGGCCGCCGCAGCTGAGCGCAGCAGGCACGCTAGCCGTGGCGGCATGATCGCTATTGTGTCGCTATGGGTCGTCGCTGCCGTGCTTCTGTTCTGGTGGCTGTGGCCCTCGGCGTGACCAGCTCAGACGCCGAGAGCTCGCTTAACCTCTTGTTATGCTGAGAGGATGAGAAGGCCCCAAAGGGCGCCGGTGGCGACTTATGCGACGGGGATGGGATGGGCAGGGATGGAGCCCGAGGCGGCGACGTGATCGGAGCCGAAGGACAAGATGCAGATGGAAAACCAAGTCAGGAATTTTCGAGCGTCCTGCATTTGCTTCCGTTCTCGACGACATTTTTGCCGTTCATTCCCTAGCAAATCGCCAAAAGCTGCCGTTCAACCGCTTTAACCCGAGGCGGCTCTCCAAGGTCCACGAAATTATCGAGTTGCCGGACGGCGACTGACGCCTCTACGCCTTGAGGATGCCTTTCGCATAAATCTCCGGTTCGATCTTTTCGGTCAGAGCGCGATAGGACGAGTCGATGTCACCCGGGCGAGCAGAAACCGCTATGCCTTGGCCGACCAACGCCTCCAGCGTATTGCGGATCTGGTACCAGCCGACGTCCGCTCTGTTGAGCTTAAACTCGTCGCGGATGCTCTTCGCGATCTGCTTCTTCTCGAAGGCATTGAAGTACGCCGACCACACCTTTCGCCCATCGGCCAGAACCTTCTTAGCTTCCTTTGATAGCTTCAGGGTTGCGAGATGGCTTGACATGAAGTCAGATTCGAAGCGGCTTGGCGCCCCCACCTCCTCCTCGGTGTAAGGGATAAAGTGGTTCACCAGCGACCAGCTCTTTCCCTGCCACAGGAGGCCATCAGCGCCGACAGAGAGGTTCCGGTTGTTGAACAGCATCCAGACCAGGCAATCGTTGGCCATTTCTTCCGGGATGGTCTGCGAAGGAATAAGAAATTGGTCACGATCGTTAAGCCAGGTCTGGCGGATGATGCGTTTGGCCGTGAAAACCACCGCAGATTGCCAGAGGTTCTCTTCGGTAACCAGGAAGCCTCCCGCACTGGCATAACCCGAGGAAAAGAGTACGGTGTTACCCGCATGCTGGAGGTCAGATCCATTGCTGATCATCCCGCCAATCGCGCCCTCAGCCCAGCGTGTGCCGCGAACATCTATCGTCCGGCTCGTCGGCTCTAAGGCATTCGTGAGTGGTAACGCCGGTGTCGAGTTCGGCCTAGCACGCTTAATCCATGCATTGAGCAGTCTGTTTTTGGGCACGTCGTAGAACCGCTTGGCCCCGATCGGCTTGGCATACCTGTCGAGCACCTCCGCCTCGATCTCGAAGGGCTCCTTGCGCCTTTTAGCAGTGTCCCACACCAGAAAACCGATGGGGAACTCACCCTTCAACCCGTCAAAAGCACGGCTAGGGACAACGAACCCGCCTAGATAGCGGGCATTCCACTCATTACGGAAGTTGTCGAAGTTTGGCGCGTTGACGTACTTAAGCTTCGAAAATATGGCCACGATCGCATTGGGGAGCTCGGCCTGGATGCGCAGCAGGAACTGAATAAACAGCTCCCGGCGGGCGAACCCAACGTCACCTCCCAGAGCACGACCCACCGCGGTGGTCGCCACCCCTGCGCCGGCATTCATGGCCTCCGCATACGGAGGATTGATCAAGACAACGATCTTTTCCTTGGCGGCAATGGCGTCCCGCAGCTCCTGCGGGAGCTTGTCAGTAAGGCTGTAGTCGATCTTGCCGTCTTCGGTGACGTCGTCGTTGAGGTAGTCGTACTGGAAACGGTAAGCTGCGACGCAGGTTCTGGTGGCCTTCATAACGTCAACGTCGGACTGGTCGAGCGTAGACATGAAAAGGTTGCGATGATTGGAGTGCTTAACCTCGAGGTTCCCAACCCCACAGCACATGTCCCAGACCTTGTATTTCTTCTGCCAGTTCTTCCCCAGGACGAAGGCCAGGTGGTCATAGGCCTTATCTACGACATGCAGCGGAGTATAGAACGCTCCCTTGAAGACACGCTCTACGACCGGGATCAAACTGTCCCTGCGCTCGAGGATCTCGTTCCGGTAATCCTTCTTGGGAGGCCGGTGGTAGATCGACCAAAAGCGCCGGTACCCTTCCACGTTGCGTAGGGCATGCAGCTTTCCGTGAAGGTCGAATACGGGATCACCGTCTCTGAAGAGCAGCTTGGCGGTCAGGTCCTTGTGCGTCGACACGGTGCCGTCGTTCATGATGTCGGCGAAGAAGAGAAGGTTGTAGCTATCCTCCTCGACATCCTCGATCTCCTGGCCGATCATCTCCACCCACTTGTCGAACACCTGCTTGAGGTTGTCCGGGGTGATCTGAGTGCGGATAATAGCGCCGGACGCGATCGCGTCCTTTACTGTCGTGACGAACTCTGCGGCATCGTTTTCGATATTGAAGGCAACGAAGTGGGTGCCGATGTGTATCGAGATCGCGTCCACGGCCTCCTTTGGCACCGCTGAGGCAGATTTACCCCACTTGATAGTCTTCTTAGCCAAGAACGGGATGACGTGGCTGCTCTGCATCAGGGCAGCCTTCTCCGTGTCGATCACGCACAGCAGCGCCGGAACATGCTCGCCCCTGTTCAGCGCCACCTGCACGTAGTGGAGCAACTGAGTGAACATCTCATAGAAGGTCCAAGAATCCTTGGCCTTCGCCTCAAACCAAACCTCTTTGGTCTGGATATCGATGATGTTCTTGGAGTAGCTCTTCAGCCCGAGAGCTTTGATGTAGGCGTCCTTGACGTCTTCTTCGCTCTTGGATTTCTGCAGATCGGCGTAAAGCCCCACGTTCAATGCCTCCCCATGTACGCAAGTTATCGCTCAGTATGCGATGCACCGTATTTCCATTAACGGCAACGATTCTGACAAAAATAGCATTGACCATTCTGCCGCTGCCGGCACGAGCGGCACGTTTTTTTGCTCCCATCGCCCTTCTGAAGCTTCTCCTTGCGGACAGTCCGCTGCCATCCCAAAGGTCGCCGATTCGTCGAATGACTGCATTCCGCATGGCTGGCTCAAAAGCAGACGTTAATCTTTCCGCCTTAACTGCGACAGTCGCCGCTTCAGCGCTTCAACAACTGGCGTCGAAAAGAGATACCCCGCTACCGGCGGGCCGTACTACCAGCTGTGAGGTGCGATCAGGGCGCAGGCCAATCCGGCACGACGGCCCGTGCCGCCGCCTCGTCTTCTGCCGCATCGATCACGGCCTTGGCTGAGAGGCGCGCCCGCTCGATCTGCGCACCGATGAGCTGCCATTGCCCGTGCATGCCGAGCACGACGGCCGCGACATCAGCGATCGTCGCCCCGGTCACACCGACTTCTGCGGTCAGGAGCGGATAGTCCCCGGCGCCATCCGTCTCGGTGTAATGCTGCGCCTCTGCCGCCTTGGCCTGATATGTCATGGCCTGTCCGGCACCGGGTGTGATGTACCGCCCGCGCTCGATCTCGGCGCGACGGTCGACCGAGGCCTTGAGGCTGGCCTTGATCTGGGCGAGCGTCGGCAACGTCACGACGCGGGCAACGCCAATGGTTTCAAGATCCTGATCAGACCAGAGATCGAGCACCGAGGCCGGATGCTGCATGCCATCGGCCCCGATGAAAGAGCCGTAGTCGAGCGGCGCTTCGTTGAGCGTGAATGTCGTTGTCATATCAGAGCCAATCTATTCTGATGGTTTTCGTGCCGCTGGCGGGAAGTATCGAACCGGGCCATGTTTCTGAGACAGCAAAGTTTCCATCTTCATTGTCGAAGGCATTGAATACATTGCCATCAATCGTAACGCTGAAATTGGCACTTGCTAGGCAGCTGATAACCGTGGTCGGGCGATCCCATATGACATTATGAATTCTTGGATCATCCGGAGAAATAGCTCCCATCTGCGAGGGAACAAATGGTTCTCTGGCGAATCCATAGAAGGTGAAGCCTTCAGTCGTCATGCTACCGACCGTCACGACATAGTTGCCACTCGGGAAGAGGCCGCTCTTCCTCGGCACCCAGAGTGTTGGCGCTCCCAATAGCCCCATGGTCAGGTCCCCTTCACGAAAGCGGCGCGGATGGTTCCCGATGCCTCGACGAAATAGGAGATGAAGTCGACGGCATTGGCGGCCGTCGACAGCGACGGCGCACCGCCGGCAAAGATCCAGTTTGAGCCGAAAGAAAGGGTCCGGCTGCCGGTGCCGTCCTGCTTGACGATGATCATGCCGGACTTGCCCGCCGCCTGGTTGGTCGGGTTGGCGAGCGTGCGGTTGCCGCCCAGGGTCACCGAGAAGTTGATGCCGGCATTCATGTTCATGGCGATCGTCGCGCCATCCGTGAGCGCAACGACGGCATGGGCATCCCACGTATCCTTGACGCCGAGGGCCTTGGCGGTATCGGTCCCGGTGCGGACATCGGACGATGAGGCGAGCGCGGTGTTGTTGGCGCCGCTGGCGATGCCCGCAAGCTTCGTCGCCTCGGCCGAGGTATAGCCCTGATACCCGGCCGCATAGGTGATGGTGAACGTGCCCGAGCCGGTGATCGTGCCGGTGGAGAGGGAAAAGCCGGTCGGGACGGACATCCCGACGCTGGTCACGCCGTCCGTGGGGGAAACCAGCTCGGTCCAGTTGCTCAGCGTCGATGCCGGCGTGGCCCGGAGAATGAACGTCGTGCTGATATCCGTACGAACCGCGACATCGCCGACCTGCGCGGTTAGGGCGAGCATCGCACTCTCGGAGGCGACAGGGAATGTGTCGGTGATGGCCAGCGCCGGCAGTGTTGATTCCGGCAGCTTGCCGTTGCTGTCGAGCACCGGGACATTGCCGTTGCCCGTACCGGTGTTGGCGGTGGCGGCGGTGCCGAGGCCAAGGGCCGTGCGGGCGCCGCCCTGTGTGGTCGCGCCAGTGCCGCCGTTGGCGAGCGCCAGCGCCGTGCCGCTCCAGTCGCCGTTGTTAATGGTGTCCTTGTGCGACAGGGCGCCGATGATGCCACCGTCCGTGACGGTCGTGCCATCCGTGTTCGCCGCCGCCAGGAAATGGCCGGACACGAAGGTGCCGGACGCCGAGACGTTGCCGGAGCCTTCCCCCGCCGCGCCGGGATCGCCGCGCTTGGCGACCAGGTCCCAATCCGCATTGCTGATGGTGGGCAGCGTCGGTGGTGGCGCGTTGGTGTTCGCGGTCTTTGACCGCCATGACGAACCGTCCTTCTGCACCCCGTCGCCAATGGCGTAGGCGGTGGCGCTGGACCATTCCCCGCGCCAGTTGAGGCCGGAGGCGCCATCCTCACCGCGCAATCCGACGAAGCCACCCCAGGCGCCGGAGACTTTCGGGCCGTAGAGGTTCTGCGTCGCGGTATCGAGCCAGAAATCTCCATCCTCGCCATCGGTCGATTGTGGCGCCCCGGCACCACTCAGGAGGCTGCGACCGTTGGTTCCGTCCTCTCCATCTTCACCGTCCGCGCCCTTGGCGGACAGAAGCGTCCAATAGCTGTTGCTCGTGGTCGGGAAAGTGGGGGGCACATGGTTGGTGCCAGCGAGGATGGCGCGCCAGGACGAGCCGTCATAGAAAACACCGTCGTTCACCGCATAGGCCGTGGCGCTCGACCAATTGCCGCGCCAGGTCACGCCTGCCGCGCCATCGTTGCCATCCTGAGCCTTCGGCACGAGCAGGGACCAGTAATCATTGCTCGTCGTGGGAAGGCTGGGCGGCGCCTGATTGGTCGATGCCTGCAGGGCGATCCACAGCGAACCTGCGTTCGTGGCGACATCCGAGGCCGCATAGGCCGTGACTGACGACCATGCGCCGCGATAGGTCATCCGCGCCGCCACCGATGCCGCCGCCTCGCGCGCGGCAGCCTGGGCCATCATGACGCCGTCCCTGAGCGACGGGGAATAATTGACCTGATGGCCGCCGAAGCCGAGGCCGTAGGGGTTCGTTCCCGGGTCATAGGGGTTGTTGTTGTACTGGGCGATGCGTGCGGAGGCGGCGAGTTCGTCCGTGGTGAGCGCCATTACAGCATCTCCTTGATCTCGTAGCCGGCCGCCATGTAGCCGCAGGCGACCTGCGCCAGGGCGTCCATGCGGCTCAGCCGGCCGATGAATGAGCGGGTCTTTATGGTGGTGGCGTCGTCGGGGTCGGGGATGACGAGCACTTCCCGGTCGCTGCCGGCCCACCGGTTGAGGTCATAGCCTGTCGTCCAGCCCTCGGCTTCCGACAGGTAGTCGAAGCCGAAGCGGAAGGACTTCGGGGCGATCTTGCGTCGAAAGCTCTCGACCCCGTTGACCGAGGTCTCGACATCGGTCTGATCGAGAAAGGAAAAGCCGTTTCCGGAATAGGTGTAGTTGAGGCTCGGCTGCCAGCATTCACCGACATAGAAGCGGTCGAACTGGATGAAGCCATCGGGATTGCCGGTGTCGTCGAACTCGACCAGCCATGCCGCGGTCATCAGCGACGACGGCAGCAGGTAGACGATGGGGGCGCGCCGCTCCTCGTCGAGCCATTCTTCCTGCGCCCCCATCCAGAAGTCCGGCGATTCCCACGGGATGCTGAGCGACCACACCGAGGGGAACAGGCTGAACCAGGCGCTGTCGTGAAGCTCAATCGTCATGGCGCTGTCGGCGAAGCCGCGCAGGCGCAATTTGGCGGTCAGCGACGCGTTGGCGCCGCGGATGAAGAAGGCCCTGACACTGCG
This portion of the Chelatococcus sp. YT9 genome encodes:
- a CDS encoding lysozyme, which gives rise to MSARARKALAAGAALGLVAMTATYLTEPWEGTVNKAYWDRLGQVWTICTGETLNVKPGMVKTDAECKAMLLSRLENDFHKPLTRCIPGFDDAPLGWQGAMLDEAYNIGVGAACSSTAAKRARVGDFRGSCHAMTWFNRAGGKVIAGLKTRREYGDANRMGELELCLESLK
- a CDS encoding DUF1232 domain-containing protein, which gives rise to MMLILRAKQWARIIKQDVLALWIASLDGRTPWYAKVAAGAVAAYALSPIDLIPDFIPVLGYLDDLIIVPLGILLVVKLIPAPLMAEYRAAAAERSRHASRGGMIAIVSLWVVAAVLLFWWLWPSA